The Anaeromyxobacter sp. Fw109-5 genomic interval CTGCACCACCCCGAGGCTCGAGAGCGCCTGCGCGGAGAAGTTGAGGTGCGCGAGCGGGCCCCACGCCTGGGCGTCGGACGGGAGGGCGAGGATGAGGATCGCGACGGCGGCGAGGGGCAGAGCGGCGAGCAGGCGCTTCATGTTCATCGAGCTGGGATTGTAGGGGTCGGCGTCCGAGCGCCGCAACGCGGCCTTCGGGAATTCGTGAGGGGTGGAACGGTCGTGAGCAAGCACGCACATCTGGGGAGCGAGGAGGTGGTCGAGGTGGCGCGCGAGGCGCTGCGTCACCTCGCCTGGCTCCGCTCGGCGGGGGTCTCCGAGGTGCCCGCTCCGGCGCTCGCTCCCGACATCGCCCCGCATGGTCTTCCGGCTGAGCCCGCCGCGCCGCCGAAGGTTCCGGCCCGCGGGGGGGCGCCCGCCGCCGGCCCCTCCGCGGAGCGGGCCGCCCCGGCGCTCGCCACCCCGGCACGCGTCGGGCCGGACGCCCCTCCCGGCGGGTACACCACCGCGGACAAGGGCTGCGGCAGCCCGGCCCTGCTGGGCCTCCGCGGGGAGCTCGGCGAGTGCACTCGCTGCAAGCTGGCGGGCACCCGGACGCACGTCGTGTTCGGCGTGGGGAGCCCGGCCGCCGAGCTCATGTTCGTGGGCGAGGGTCCCGGCGCCGACGAGGATCAGCAGGGAGAGCCCTTCGTCGGCAAGGCGGGGCAGCTGCTCACGAAGATGATCGAGGCGATGGGCTTCCGCCGCGAGGACGTCTACATCGCGAACGTCGTGAAGTGCCGCCCCCCCGGCAACCGCAACCCGGAGCCGGACGAGCTCGCCGCCTGCGAGCCGTTCCTGCGCGCGCAGATCGCGGCCATCTCGCCGAAGGTGATCGTGGCGCTGGGGAAGTTCGCGGCGCAGACGCTGCTGCGGGACACCACGCCCATCTCCAAGCTGCGCGGCCGCTGGTCGAGCTACGAGGGCGTGAAGCTCATGCCCACCTTCCACCCCGCCTACCTGCTCCGCAGCCCGGAGGAGAAGAAGAAGGCCTGGGAGGATCTTCAGCTGGTGATGAAGGAGCTCGGCCGGCCCTTGCCACGGAGGTAGCCATGCGGCGTCCTCGGAGCCCGCGCCTCGTCCTGGCGGCCGTCGCCGCCCTCGCTGCGGCGATCGCGCTCGCCGCTCCGGAGCCGGCGCCGCCGCCGCCTCCTGCCGCGCCGCGCGTGCTCACGCTCGAGATCCGCGGCCCCATCACCGGCGGGACCGCCGAGTACGTGGCGGCGGGGCTCGTGCGGGCCCGCGAGGGCGCGTACGCCGCGCTCGCGATCGAGCTCGACACGCCGGGCGGCGCCCTCGACGCGACGCGCGAGATCGTCCAGGCGATGCTCGCCTCGCCGATCCCGACGGTGGTCTGGGTCGGCCCCGCCGGCGCCCGGGCCGGCTCCGCGGGCGTGTTCCTCACGCTCGCCGCGGACGTCGCCGCGATGCACCCCACCTCCAACATCGGCGCCGCGCACCCCGTCACCGGCAGCGGCCGCGACGTCGCGGAGGAGGCCGGGAAGGACATGGCGAAGAAGGTGGAGAACGACACCGCCGCCTTCGCCCGGAGCGTCGCGGCGGCGCGCGGCCGGAACGCCGACTGGGCCGAGCGCGCGGTGCGCGAGAGCGTGGCCATCACCGCGGCGGACGCGGTGAAGGAGCGCGTCGTGGACTTCACCGCCGCGGAGCTGCGCCTCGCCGTCGAGGGCGCCGACGGGCGGAAGGTGAAGACCACCGCGGGGGAGCGCACGCTGCGCACCCGCGGCGCCGCGCTCGAGCCGTACGAGAAGACCGTCCGGCAGCGCGTCCTCTCCTTCCTCGCCGATCCCAACGTCCTCGCGATCCTGATGCTGGTCGGCACCCTCGGCATCGCGCTCGAGCTCTACAACCCCGGCTCGATCGCACCCGGGGTGATCGGCGCGTTCGCGCTGTTCCTCGCCTTCGTGGGGATGCGCGTCATCCCGGTGAACGCCGGGGCGGTGATCCTGCTCCTCGTCGGGGCGGGCCTCCTCGTCGCCGAGGCGTACGTGACGACCCACGGCATCGCCGCCGTGGCCGGCGCGGCCTGCCTCGTGCTCGGCCTCGCCTTCTTCGTGGATCGCGCCTCGCCCGACTACCGGTTCGCCCCCGGCACGCTCACGATCTCGCCGTGGATCGTCTGGCCGACGCCCGTCGCGGTGGCGCTCGCGCTGGGGTTCATGGCCTGGAAGGTCGCCGGCACGCGCAGGCGCCCCCTGCAGCTCGGCGCGCCCGGGCTCATCGGCAGCGCGGGCGAGGCGCTCTCCGACATCGGCCCCGCCGCCGGCGAGGCCTTCGTGCACGGCGAGTACTGGCAGGCGCGCAGCGCGGACGCGATCCCGGAGGGGGCGCGCGTGCGCGTCGTGTCGGTGGAGGGTCTCACCGTGACGGTGGTCCGGGAGGGGGCGTGAAACAATCCTCCGGAGATTGATTCACAACCCCTGAGGCTCCGACCGCGGGATAGTAGTGAACACGCTCCACGCCGCCGCGCTCGGGCGCCGGCGCACGCCGCACGAACGGCTCCCCGGAGGTCTCACCGTGCCGCTCCTCGGAATCGCGATTCCCGTCGCCGTCATCCTCCTGTGGTTCCTCTCCGGCATCCGCATCATCAACGAGTACGAGCAGGGCGTGGTCCTCCGGCTCGGCCGGTTCTCCGGGACCCGCACCGCCGGGCTCAAGTGGATCATCCCGTTCATCGACCGGATGATCATCATCGACATGCGCATCACCGCCGAGCAGGTGCCGCCGCAGGACGTGATCACCCGCGACAACGTCTCGGTGAAGGTGAACGCGGTCATCTACTTCCGCGTGCTCCAGGCCGACCGCGCCTTCCTCCAGGTGACCGACTTCCTGTTCGCGACGAGCCAGTTCGCGCAGACCACGCTGCGATCCGTGCTCGGCCAGGTCGACCTCGACGATCTCCTGAGCCAGCGCGACAAGATCAACCGCCAGCTCCAGGAGATCATCGACCGGCACACCGAGCCGTGGGGCGTGAAGGTGACGGCCGTCGAGGTCAAGCAGGTGGACCTGCCCGAGGAGATGCGGCGCGCGATGGCGAAGCAGGCGGAGGCGGAGCGCGAGCGCCGCTCGAAGGTGATCGCCGCCGAAGGCGAGTACCAGGCCGCCACGAAGCTCGGTCAGGCCGCCGACGTCATCGCCCGCTCGCCGGGCGCGCTGCAGCTCCGCTACCTGCAGACCCTGGTCGAGATCTCGGCGGAGAAGAACTCCACCATCATGTTCCCGCTCCCCATCGAGCTCGTGAAGCCGTTCATCGACGCGGGGCGGCTGCCCGGTCCGAAATAACGGCGCGGCGCCCGCGTAGAGCGATCCGTCCCTCTGGGGAGAGAGGACCGGCGAGGGGTGTCCGGCGCACGGGCCGGGCATCCCTCGGCCGCATTTCCTCGAAGGGGGAGCGGAACGGGCGAGCCGTCCGGCGCCGTCGCTCGCCCTCTCACAGCTCCGCGACGATCGTCCCGTCCGCGCGCGTCCACGCGCGCGACATGACCGGCGTGTTGTTCGCGAACCCGGGCTCGCCGCGCGGGCCCACCACGATCACGCCTCCCTCGCCCTGGACGCGGCTGCCGAGGGCGGCGACCGCCTCCCGGGCCGCCTCCGTCGCCGCCACTCCACGTCCGACGAGCTCCGCGACGTGGCGCGCCAGCGTGAGCTGGATGATCCGCTCTCCGTGGCCGGTGCAGGAGACGGCGGCGAGCGCGTCGTCGGCGTAGGTGCCGCAGCCGATGAGCGGCGTGTCGCCCACCCGGCCGGGGAGCTTCAGCTGCATCCCGCCCGTCGAGGTCGCCGCGGCGAGGTGGCCCCGCGCGTCCCGGGCGGCCGCCCCGACCGTTCCGGACTTCTCGCCGAGGGGATGAAGACCCCGCGGCGAGAAGCTCCCTGCCGCCGCTCGGGCCGCTTCCCAGCGCGCCCGCTGGCGGGGGGTCACGAGGAGCCCGTTGTCGTGCGGGAGGATGCCGACCTCGCGCGCGAACGCGGACGCGCCGGGGCCGGCGAGCAGCACGTGGTGCGAGCGCTCCATGATGGCGCGGGCGAGGGAGACCGGGTTCCGCACGTCCTTCACCACCGCCACCGCGCCGCAGCGGAGCGTGGCGCCGTCCATGATCGACGCGTCGAGCTCCACGTCTCCGGCGGCGGTGAGCGTCGCGCCCGTCCCGGCGTTGAACGTCGGGTCGTCCTCGAGGATCCGCACGGCGGCCTCGACGGCGTCGAGCGCGCTCCCGCCGGCGAGGAGGATGGCCCAGCCGGCCTCGCAGGCACGGCGTACGCCCTCGAGGCGGGGGGCGTCTGCGCCCCCGTATGAGGCCGGGTCATCGGAACCGAGGCTTCCGGCTCCGCCATGGACGATGATGGCGGACGTCGCGTGCATGACGGGTGGGGAGGGTAGGGAGGCGGGTGCCCGCGATCAAGCCGGCGCGCGGACGCACGTTCGTTGGCGCGCAGGATCGGCGCTTCCTATGTTCCGGGCGCCCGGAGGTCCTCCGGAGCTCCCGACGAGAGGTCATCATGCCCGGACGCGAAGTGGTCATCGTGGGGGCGGCGCGCACGCCCATCGGCTCGTTCCTCGGCTCGCTCGCGAGCGTCACCGCCCCGCGGCTCGGCGCCGTGGCCATCCGCGCGGCGCTCGAGCGCGCCGGCGTCGAGCCGTCGGCGGTGGACGAGGTCGTGATGGGGAACGTGCTGCAGGCGGGGGTTGGCCAGGCGCCCGCGCGACAGGCCGCGCTCCTCGCCGGCCTGCCGGAGAAGACGCCGTGCTGGACGCTCAACAAGGTGTGCGGCTCCGGGCTCAAGGCCGTGATCTCGGGCGCGCAGGCGATCGCGCTCGGCGACGCGGAGGTGGTGGTGGCGGGCGGGATGGAGTCGATGTCGAACGTCCCGTACTACGACCGCTCGGCGCGCACCGGAGCGCGGATGGGCAACGTCGAGCTCGTGGACGGCATGATCCACGACGGCCTCTGGGACGTGTACAACCAGCAGCACATGGGCATGTGCGCCGAGCACTGCGCGACGACCCACGGCATCTCGCGCTCCGCCCAGGACGAGTACGCCCTCGAGTCCACGCGCCGCGCCATCGAGGCCTGGAAGGGCGGGGCGTTCAAGGCCGAGATCGTCCCGGTCGAGGTCGAGGTGAAGCGGGGGGAGAAGTCGCTCGTCGCCGACGACGAAGGCCCCAGGAACGCGCGGCCGGACAAGATCCCCGCCCTGAAGCCGGTCTTCAAGAAGGACGGGACGGTCACGGCCGCGAACGCGTCCTCGATCAACGACGGCGGTGCGGCGCTCGTGCTCATGAGCGCGGAGCGCGCGCAGCGCGAGGGCCGGACCGTGCTCGGGCGGCTCCGGGCCTGGGGCGGTGCGGCGCGCGCGCCGGTGGAGTTCACCATCGCCCCGGCGGACGCCGTGAGGCTCACGCTCGAGAAGGCGAAGCTCCAGGTGAAGGACGTCGATCTCTGGGAGATCAACGAGGCCTTCGCGGTGGTCTCGATCGCGAACAACCGGCTCCTCGACCTCGACGACAGGAGCGTGAACGTCCGCGGCGGCGCCGTGGTGCTCGGCCACCCCATCGGCGCCTCCGGTGCGCGCATCCTCGTGACGCTCCTCCACGCCATGAAGGACCTCGGCAAGCGGCGCGGGCTCGCCTCGCTCTGCATCGGCGGCGGCGAGGCGGTGGCGCTGATCGTCGAGCGTTGACGGAGGCCGGGATGAACAAGCTCGTCGAGTCGGCGGACGCGGCCGTCGCGGACATCCGCGACGGTGCGACCGTCATGGTGGGTGGCTTCGGGCTCTGCGGCAACCCGGAGAACCTGATCGCCGCGCTGCACCGCAAGGGCGTCAAGGACCTCACCGTCATCTCGAACAACTGCGGCACGACGGAGCAGGGGCTCGGGATCCTCCTGAAGGCGCGGCAGATCCGGAAGATGGTCTCGTCGTACGTCGGCGAGAACAAGGAGTT includes:
- a CDS encoding uracil-DNA glycosylase, giving the protein MSKHAHLGSEEVVEVAREALRHLAWLRSAGVSEVPAPALAPDIAPHGLPAEPAAPPKVPARGGAPAAGPSAERAAPALATPARVGPDAPPGGYTTADKGCGSPALLGLRGELGECTRCKLAGTRTHVVFGVGSPAAELMFVGEGPGADEDQQGEPFVGKAGQLLTKMIEAMGFRREDVYIANVVKCRPPGNRNPEPDELAACEPFLRAQIAAISPKVIVALGKFAAQTLLRDTTPISKLRGRWSSYEGVKLMPTFHPAYLLRSPEEKKKAWEDLQLVMKELGRPLPRR
- a CDS encoding nodulation protein NfeD translates to MRRPRSPRLVLAAVAALAAAIALAAPEPAPPPPPAAPRVLTLEIRGPITGGTAEYVAAGLVRAREGAYAALAIELDTPGGALDATREIVQAMLASPIPTVVWVGPAGARAGSAGVFLTLAADVAAMHPTSNIGAAHPVTGSGRDVAEEAGKDMAKKVENDTAAFARSVAAARGRNADWAERAVRESVAITAADAVKERVVDFTAAELRLAVEGADGRKVKTTAGERTLRTRGAALEPYEKTVRQRVLSFLADPNVLAILMLVGTLGIALELYNPGSIAPGVIGAFALFLAFVGMRVIPVNAGAVILLLVGAGLLVAEAYVTTHGIAAVAGAACLVLGLAFFVDRASPDYRFAPGTLTISPWIVWPTPVAVALALGFMAWKVAGTRRRPLQLGAPGLIGSAGEALSDIGPAAGEAFVHGEYWQARSADAIPEGARVRVVSVEGLTVTVVREGA
- a CDS encoding slipin family protein, whose amino-acid sequence is MPLLGIAIPVAVILLWFLSGIRIINEYEQGVVLRLGRFSGTRTAGLKWIIPFIDRMIIIDMRITAEQVPPQDVITRDNVSVKVNAVIYFRVLQADRAFLQVTDFLFATSQFAQTTLRSVLGQVDLDDLLSQRDKINRQLQEIIDRHTEPWGVKVTAVEVKQVDLPEEMRRAMAKQAEAERERRSKVIAAEGEYQAATKLGQAADVIARSPGALQLRYLQTLVEISAEKNSTIMFPLPIELVKPFIDAGRLPGPK
- a CDS encoding isoaspartyl peptidase/L-asparaginase family protein is translated as MHATSAIIVHGGAGSLGSDDPASYGGADAPRLEGVRRACEAGWAILLAGGSALDAVEAAVRILEDDPTFNAGTGATLTAAGDVELDASIMDGATLRCGAVAVVKDVRNPVSLARAIMERSHHVLLAGPGASAFAREVGILPHDNGLLVTPRQRARWEAARAAAGSFSPRGLHPLGEKSGTVGAAARDARGHLAAATSTGGMQLKLPGRVGDTPLIGCGTYADDALAAVSCTGHGERIIQLTLARHVAELVGRGVAATEAAREAVAALGSRVQGEGGVIVVGPRGEPGFANNTPVMSRAWTRADGTIVAEL
- a CDS encoding acetyl-CoA C-acetyltransferase — encoded protein: MPGREVVIVGAARTPIGSFLGSLASVTAPRLGAVAIRAALERAGVEPSAVDEVVMGNVLQAGVGQAPARQAALLAGLPEKTPCWTLNKVCGSGLKAVISGAQAIALGDAEVVVAGGMESMSNVPYYDRSARTGARMGNVELVDGMIHDGLWDVYNQQHMGMCAEHCATTHGISRSAQDEYALESTRRAIEAWKGGAFKAEIVPVEVEVKRGEKSLVADDEGPRNARPDKIPALKPVFKKDGTVTAANASSINDGGAALVLMSAERAQREGRTVLGRLRAWGGAARAPVEFTIAPADAVRLTLEKAKLQVKDVDLWEINEAFAVVSIANNRLLDLDDRSVNVRGGAVVLGHPIGASGARILVTLLHAMKDLGKRRGLASLCIGGGEAVALIVER